The genomic segment taaaactacaaaatactaaTTCCATTTTGCAACATGTACCGCCTTCTACCAGTAAAATATTAGATTCTATTAAAACATCAACAACGAATACAAATTGtagaaaaagtaaatataaaaaaaacgagCAAAAAATTGTGTCGGCTAGTGAACCTGAACAAAATATTGGTTCAAATACAAAACCGGTAGGAGATTCCGAAAGGAATTCCCCgacacaaaatataataaataaatacaacaaacCGATTTTCGGTAGCAAAATTTCTTCTAtactataatttcactatttgggagagtgattcatcgtttaaacgctgaatatcctcaaatttaaatgtacacagcgacccacgaaaactacccgttttctcaattgcaatttgcgttttctcataagaaattacacaatatataagtagtatatttatttgtgctccTCTATAGAAAAattgaccaggagttgtcgtacagtgtagccaattcttgttcacaagtagtaattatggccatacaaaacctgtattcttccactcagcgattattaccgtcataaaaataccaaaaaacatgattttttcaatagtaaaaattaggcgcaaaattgtaattaaatatattttgtttatatgttccgtttcgttacatatttaaatttataaaaaaaaatcgatattttaaaacattatttttcaatcgtttggcaactttggaattagagacggaactccgtttcaattccgACCCACAGAAAGCCATAAAACTGGTTTTTGCCGAGCAAGTACACATCAACAATCGTTCATTTACATTTGCGTTGCTGATGGTActgcatgtgttgcattttgtgaatatattttatgcgataagtttgtgttattgataaaacgtgttattgataatacgagtgttatagtttgtcgttttatagtaaatttttagttatattctgtgattatttggtttgagttttattggagttggacgaaaaaccgagttgttccaagagaagacagcaaaattctgatgttgattccaaaaatgaaaagccgcaaaagagacggaaaatgttaacgtccgaagagaaggtaatgatacgaaacgtttatgaaggaattttCGGCaaaaaaatggcattaaatgttagccaagcggtcgacatttgtagcagtttaacacaagtatccgttagctgtatttatcgtgtacttaaaaacacgtcggaaaataaaaagcaagaaaaaggtaaaactacaggtaggaaaagcattgttttggatgacgagacaaggaatattatacgtcgaaaaattcattcattttattttcggagtgaaattccaacactgaaaaatatttctcaagagctcgaaaacgaggACTCATTACCCAAGACATCTCATatagtcttaatcaggaccatgcgcgaaatgaactttcgatatgtaaaactcaacagaaaaagtatgctattagaaaaaaataaaattattgtgtggagaagaaaatatttagaagaaatacgcaaaattcgcagcactggacgcaaaatatgttatttggatgaaacctggattaacgaaggtcatacagttggaaaagtttggcaagatttaaatgtcaaaagtaaacgcgaagcatttatagaaggctggtccacaggattaaaagctccatcaggaaagggacggcgtttaatcatcacccatataggaagtgatacagcgttccttgatgatggttttcttcaatttgagtcgaaaaaaaaacaggtgattatgaaagaaattgaaacggaggattcaagaatggttTACAGAAAacgggattgcatacgaagaatcaatgctcaaaatttagctacttgacattgcacggttaaggaaaagtgaacatcttaaatatgctgtagatgaaactgaaAAAGATTATGgcgtcaaagttctgcgtctacaaccttatcattgcgaacttaatcccatggaacttatctgggagcaagtgaaaggggaagtagcacgcaataacgaaacgttcaaattaaacgaagttaaggaacttttgattcaagcaatcctccatgtaactcctaTTAGACAGCGTATAATATGTTCTAATAGTTTAATTAGAACATCCTcataaaaaaactgtttaaatagaatagtacaatgttttgttacatcaaacattatttttattttgtttttatagaattttattttgttttataggattttattttgttttttttttttataaaacaaaacaaaataaaatttaagtgttttgtttattttatttaataagacaatatggctcttggcgaacacccatttaaaaaaagtaacgcgccacaagacatacctctggggtggtgtggaaactgtcttaaaatttgttttaaaaaaatttcattgtgtaactctttaaggacgggtcacgtcaaaagacgttttagcgtaacttccacGACAGCCGGGTggtatcagtaagctttctgcaaaattacttgttttttatagctttttgtttgtggcattctgtatttttaggggaatgtagggaatgagccacaaaatatttattcatatgtttatttactgacgtttcgatctctatatccagagaccgttttcaattatacaaatgatagtaatatttattttctatggctttttgcttgtcgttctgtatttttataaataatgttgggaataagccacaatatatttattcaaatgtttaatttacggacgtttcgatctctataaagagaccgttttcaaacatccaaatgacagatatatttatttttctatagctttttgtttgtggtattctgtatttttagggagaaggttggaaataagccacaatatatctatttacatacGTTTACATACATCCATATGTTTAATACGCtgatgtttcgatctctattccgtttttaaagatagaaagaAAAGAAAtcatctttgaaagcggtctttggatatagagaccGAAACGTCagttaaaacttgtaaataaatacattgtggcctatttcgaacattaatatttgaaaaataaaatataattgacgttaaaataaaagtgagtgtacgttACTAGATTTTCATATGTCTTTCCGCATTTCAgcgcctttaaacgatgaatcactctcccaaatagtgaactTATAGCATAATTTAATACACTCCCTCGACGAGGGCATCTACACGTTTCACGTGTGGGTGCCGATATGAATTCAAAtgatttgaagaattttttaaaagaaacggTGCCTGAAATATGTTTTGTTTGTGAGGAATGGAATAGAACTGATAAGCATCATCTTATAAAGGGTCCTTCCCTTTAGAAAGTCTAGACAATGTATACAACCCATCTATATGGTCCAGTGGATCTGTCGTAAGAAGATTCAAATTCATTAAACATTTTCGGGAAAGAACGCAGTCAGCAGACAATTCGTAACTTTGACTACAGATACAGATGTGCCTGCAGCAGAGACACGGGAAGAAAACTCCTTTGAAATCAAACATATCGGGACTTTACAAAACTGTAGTGGAAATGCAGCAGTCTGCACAAATGGAAACAATCTAGATCGAGACATAGGAAGTTTAGAAGTTCCTGAAAATCCAATTCATATTTTGAATAGCGAAAGCCTGGTGAGTATGTTCCATGTTAATGTTCAATGTTTAGCAAATAAAGGACAAATGATAGATTTATTTTTGTTGAAATTTACCTTCGATGTTCTTTGCTTCTCAGAGCACTGGCAGAGCGAAGCAGATCCCCGATAAATAAACATCGATGGGTATTTACTTGTTAGCGGTTTCTGTAGGAAGAAAGTATCCATATCGAATAAttcaacgtgaaataatcaaaaaaatgtttttttactttttttttaaattgtttaaaggaatctttatttttgatttttaaaaaaatttctagcaTCAAATGTAAGCAAGTTACGCTCAAAACAAAGTTGAtccctttttttggtaaaaaataaTCATGAATATGATCTGTAAGTTTCATCGGTTTAAAGAGCTTATTTTTGAAAGATATTTACATGAAATCGGCCAATTCGTCTTCCAGTCGAATTGTCTCTTAGGTTATAGATTAATGGAGAGATCACATTTACTACGGTACACAGAACAGATTTTTGACAAGTTGTGAAAGTCTTTGTGGAAATATTCACACAATTAAACACTATCACTATGTCCGTATGTCCAGAACTTGAGTCGTCGTTTGTGTTTATAACTACCGGTTCAATTGGTGGTAAAGTAAGATATTCTTTTTCTTATACTTGAACATGAGCTACACAATTTTTCCAAATGTCAGTTTTGTTAAGTTCTTTGATCACTGTTCTTATATTTTGGACAACAACGTCACTTAATTGGGGAGATTGATTCATTTTCCGCAATTCCTTTTTTACATCGGCCCATATCATTTCAATTGAGTTGAAAACACAATGATATGGAGGGAGCCGTAAAACCGTATGCCCTTGGCGTTCAAAGAGTTTATCTATTACATAttctttttgaaaattttgttgctTAATTAATTGCAACAATTCCTTTTTGGTGCATTTACTAGGTGTTGCCATGGCTTTGTTCTCCATAAATTCTATGATATCTCCCTTCTTGGAGCTAGTATTTGGAATTTTGGTGTAGAGTCTAGAATGGTATgacgcattgtccattactatcacggaATTTGTTTTAATATTCGGTAAAAGCTGTTCCGTTGCCCATTTTTCGAAAAGTTCAGCCgtcatatcctcatgataatcagCTGATGACTGTTTAATGTTTTTGGCCGATAATAACAAGACATTAGGTACAAACCCGCTCTTAGTTCCAGCATGTAGAATTATAATTCTTTTTCCTCTCGAACAAGGAGTACTCAAGTAGCACTTTTTGCTATCATCCATCCAGCGATATTGAACTACACCATGGGTGTCAAACCACGTTTCATCACGATACATAATGTCTCTATTGTCATCTCGATATTCCTTTATTTTACGTAAATAATGTTGCCTCTGTATCACAATCCTTGTAGATTCCATAATTACCATTCTCTtgtctaattttttataactaaatccGCATTCTATTAAAACACGCCTCAATGTATCAAGGGATTTATATGCATAATCGGGATATATTTTCAACTTGTCCTGAAGCATTTCCAACGTTGGAACTTTGTTGTCCTGATAAAATTCGTATACATAGCGACAAATAACGTCTTTAGTGGCCTTATCAATCTTTTTAAGGTTTTGTCCAACTGTTTGACGTTTAACAGAATGATCACTTACATCGCCAGCTGCAATAACACGTAAAACTGTCGTACGCGCAAGTTTGGTAAGTTCACATATCCTTAACACAATATTATTTTCCGAAAGTGTACTATTTTCGCTTCTTAAACAGGAATATATATTTAGAATAATCCTTTGCGCTTGAATATGTAAATCCTtatttacaaattcccaatttaTTGGTGTTAGatctaaaagaaatatttttacttttaattgttaaaaaagtAGATTAAGGGTGAATATTATGCCCGAGCATCCCTATACAACTAATTATTAAACTTGTTTTAAATAAGAATTTACATACCTAAATCCTCCGTTGGATTGTCGCTAGTATTCTCGTTggtatcacattcaaatggtcgCCAAAAAGCCATCTTTAATGTATTTACAACTTATTTCTACTATCTTAACTCAAACTTAACTAAAACACAACACTACCGtttgcacaaaaacattaaaaatatacgTGAACTTGCTGTCGTACACGACGATATATCGACGACTGAATATATCGTTTAGTATGAGAAACCTGAGAAGGCATTTTTGACCAGATAACGATCAAGTTTGAGCGTAATAACTTCCAAAGAATTTGACTAATTACACTTCAGTAGTGCCCGATAAGATACGTAGAAAGTAATAAGCCACAGCTGCAATGTGGACAATACCGTTAGTGATCAATTagaaataatgtttatatttctgAATTATTCGAGACTGGACCCGAAAAATTCCTTaacttttattgaaatttaaaattgatgATTAAACGTATATACATACATAATGCAAATGAAATGTAATGtgcttattaattttattataaaaataaaataattataagttTATCACGACGACActgttattgtgtttattatatgCTTGCCGCCTTTGAAACATGAAAAGCAATTTTTGCCAGATAACGGCAAAGCCAGATTTGGTTTCAGTGTATGCACTTCCGAAAAATTTGACCAATTACATTTCAGTATTACCCAATAAGATACGTTAAAAAGTAATAAGCCACGCCAATATCCATGTGGACTAATACCAGGAATAATCAATAATTACAGAATTACAAAGATTTATCTTTATTTCTATGTTCGCCGTAGAATTACTGACCGGACACCAAAAATTGTTCTTTCCCAATTCATATCGTTTCTACTATACGACTATCGCATAAAAATTATTGATTACTTATTATCCAACAACAGTGATGCATAGAAATCGAGTAAAATTAAATTCTGTACATAAgtctaaattttataaaaaagaagGCAGTAAAAAATCTATACAAATACAATGTAAACTGTGTTACAAGAATGGGAAACGTAAGGATCCCAAATATTACTGTTTTGTTACGTCTAGAACGTTTTCCAGAATttcataaagaaaataaagatgATATTAAAGGATAAGTAGTCATGTGCAAGTTTATTGCTAGATATGAAGCTCCTTTTTAAATTCTTTCTGAACTTTTGTTCATGAgtgaattataattttttgtttcaacTTATGtgaaattgttgtttaaattttagttttaaaaataaaagatagcgaattttatttatttcaatggGTAAAACACCGCCATTACACCAATGACATCTtacactaaactgcttaaaacaaatttatcaCTTATTAGACTTTtttccagtgtgtatccttaaatggtTTTTCAAAGATGCTCCTTGAgtaaattgcttagaacaaatttcacacttcgTCGGCCTAATGTGTTAACCTGCTAACTCCATTTTTTGGTCAATTTTACTTTTCGAGCCCGTCATAAAGTTGAGACGATTACCTTCCTTATGGTAAAGGAATAAGGTCGATATCAATATTCAATTGGGTAGAAACGCCGTACACGAAAAACTGCGTTGTACCCAATAGCAAAACTACACATCGAAAACCTGCTAAATCCTCGTGGGACCTTAGTTGCGTACTGACAATGGTCCGCCGTGAACGTGGCTGTTGAAAATATTGAAGTTTttgaatgtttttataaaatattttgaaaataatttgattataataCCGTCACAAATTGAAAAAGATTTCCAAACAACTAATATTTTGATTTCAAAGGATATAAATAGTTCAGCCATTCAATCATTCGAAATAATAAGTCATGAACCAAGCCTATATTCACTTCAAGCTATTTCTAATACTCCAGATGAAACGCCAAGCATTATAGACAATATGCACGCTCCGGATGAAATCATATTACCTCTTGTTAATTCCAGTCATCAAGTTGTACCCAATCCACCTATATCCGATAATAGTGATACAAAACATAATAAACTTGTGTCTTATTCTGATTTTGACTCAGACTTGCTTTCTGAaataagaaaaagtaataaaCGAAAGAAACGGTTTCAAGTCAGTAAAAAGAATGGTTTTCGGAAAAGAATAAAGATAGAAGAGAATGTGGTAAAAGCTATTTTTTAAGACAGAAGAAAGAAGACTACTATGATTACATGAAACCAAAAGAGGCTCGTTCCATCAAATTAAGATGCACTTGTAAAATCGGAAAGTACAGTACTTTAAAATGTGAAACCATAGATAAAAATTGAAGAaatgatatttttaaacaatttgggaGTTTTACTTGGGGAGAAAAAAAACCCTCGTCAACAAATGGGTAACCACTATTGATACAATGCGACCACGAAATCGGAATACCAAAGAGATAACAAAGAGagctaatacatttatttatcatttaaaagttaataatgaaaacgTTAAGGTATGTCGAACGATGTTTTTGAACACTTTAGATCTAGGAAGGTGGACTGTACAAACCTGGAAAAAGGACTTCACAATGCAACCTCCTAGTATATTGAGGCGTCACAATTAACcatctaaatttttttatatttttgcaatttattttgatgtACCTTTGAATTTAGAGTGTTTAGAAGACtgttttttgtgaaaaatttaattatttttaaaagtttagtttttgtttcaagaattttttgattttatttttcttttaaataagttGTCTCTTAATATTAACTTTGATTAAGTTTTAATATTGACTGTGATTTTAATGATTAAGATAAAAGTGTAGCTAGTGAAAAATACTTGGGTACAACATTTAATACGATGTTGgttattgtttataaaataatCTATAATATTGTTTCATGTTTAAAGACTGATTCTGTTGTTAAAcatttgataataaatattttaatagagACTGTATTTATctgattattttattataaacctTAACTAAAAATCACATTGAAATGTCATTATGTTCATTTAAGTGTTATAACTGCTAAGTCCTCAATCAAATTTAAACCTTAAAACGAAAAACTGCCaagttattattttttgattttttttacccTGTACTTTAGGTACTCAAGCATTAAAACTTACAAAATGTCTAGAATCATCATAGGAACCAACGGGATCCTTAGAATCTTGATatgtaaaaaagaaaaagtattattCAGTTTTTTCTCCCTCTTGTAAACTATGCAAAAACGGACTTGCAGGATAACAAATTAGGCCGAcgacttgtaaggcttttctccagtgtgtatcgtCAAATGGTTTTTCAAACTACCTGCTACAGTAAAcctcttaaaacaaatttcacacttgtacggcttttctccagtgtgtatccttaaatgatttttcaaatgTCCaacttgactaaattgcttagaacaaatttcacacttgtaaggcttttcttcaGTGTGTATTGTTAAATGGTTTTTCAAAGATGTTCCTTGAgtaaattgcttagaacaaatttcacacttgtaaggcttttctccagtgtgtatccttaaatgaatttttaaatacCCTGCTTcaataaattgcttaaaacaaatttcgcacttgtaaggcttttcgccagtgtgtatccttaaatgctttttcaaactATCATCTcgactaaattgcttagaacaaatttcacacttgtacggcttttctccagtgtgtatcgttaaatgcttttttaaagttgTTGCATcaataaattgcttaaaacaaatttcgcacttgtaaggcttttcgccAGTGTGTATCCTTATATGGTTTTTCAAATGTCCAACgtgactaaattgcttagaacaaatttcacagttgtaaggcttttcgccagtgtgtatccttaaatgcaTTTTTAAAGCCCCTGCTTtaataaattgcttaaaacaaatttcgcacttgtaaggcttttcgtcagtgtgtattcttaaatgatttttcaaaattcctgcttcactaaattgcttagaacaaatttcgcacttataagGCTTTACTCCTttgtgtatccttaaatgattttttaaatatcttaatacAGTAAATTCCTTCAAACATGTTTCACATTTATACGAATTTTCTCGTGTGTGTGTTACCAATGATCTTTCGGATTTCGTTTTAATCTCGTCCTGACgtaaacctaaaataaaaataaaactataaaacttTGCGCGCAGAAACGGCagattataaacaaaatgtaacaactatagaataaataaacaaaactaagcTATGACAAAAGTTCAGATGATTTTGATAACTAattagctttattatttttgtgatGCTTATGATAATTATGTTCTGATTCCTGTTTGTTTTCTGCAGTACTTCAGTCCACTTAGCACATATCCATCCAATATACATTTTAAGACATATTTGACCAGGTATATTTTCCTAGTGACAGTTATGTTCACATCACATTACTATCTAGCATGGTATCTCCTTGCGCCTCATGTGACCGAgcctttaatttaaatatttggcgGAAAAATCAGAACGGATATTCTCAATAATGAACTATTAAGAACGTTAAAAGCATTGGAAACTGAATGTGGccataaaataacaaataaaaacacCCAATATAAGCAAATCCATTGGAAGCTGCAGATAATTAAAACGAATTAATTAAACCAGGGAGATAAacactattataaattaaattactaCATACAATTAATCTGTTAATATAAGCAAACCATTGAGCTCTCCAAACTTTGGGTATCGTTTCATTAGGCCGAGTCTGAAACGATTTCTCTCGGCGACTTTTTTCCGTTCTGTggtgtttttcttctaattttcaCCCGTCTGATAGGAAAAACGCAAAACAAGTTCCGTCAGACAATATAAAAAGTTCTTTTTGCTGTTATTGATAAAATTAtcataaaaaaacgggtgtggcagtccagtggtactgccggtagaagttatacttctatacacgcgtacgccgttacaaatttttataggagtcaatctgcacaatcattacatatgtaatgctataggtaagagaaagCAGAAAGAggaacagaattaggtatataggtatatggtgcatcgtttgctgtatataaacaacatttgacttcTAATGGGATGATTtcatcaaaatataaaaatattttgatgaaaatgtatatttttatttttatatatgtatgaaaggagttgaatgcaaaaaaatttttaaacacatactctgcagtaaaattccagtggcgcacccagggggggggtttggggggttaaacccccccccccggACCATATTCCGACagtgttactcacacattttaaggtctcaaaatggaggtaacatcataaaaaaatttcggtgaccaaccaaaacccccgcagaggcaaattctaggtgcgctactgtaaaattcattgtttattttgttattaatataaaaatacaatacaatacactgcaacataattcaatataataatacaatacaaattaaaatgcaatatttataagtatttaaaaatgacaatatacataacttacttacgcaaaTGTTTAACATAcgcatataacttcaaaaattgaaCATTGAATCGCTGTTGTAAACTTTTTATTCcaaactccattaaaaatttgtaaaatcgttatttttatatagataaacaacagtatcatttttaatcctatcctattatcgaatttttcgtttctaacaataattttttcaaaacaatttttttttttggagcaggttagagtattttttatatacacctgtttgtaaaaatttgttcaaaatacattttattgttttaaacacagtaattaatatttttaaatattttttattaaaaaaaaaacaaaaagttgccTCACCGTGACATGATAGCACATTGCCATGACCAGAATTCAAACCTAGGTTACCACGGCCACAACGTAAGATCCGACCAACTAGTCCACTAGCCGATCACGGCTAATTAGGCGATGTGTATTACGATTCTAgttcgaatattttaaaactctaactcaagattccattaaaacaaatttaggtcagttgtttacaaaagaaacaatgtacttaatattaatttaatataccattttatataaataagtacgctaataattaaaaataaagtaatcaattagtagaaataacaataaataaatgtttccgattctaaaaatgctaagatattaaataaataatattcatcagtatttaaaaatgacaggaggtatacataacttacttacccatatgtttaatttaccatgataataatattaatacaaatttaattaaaatggaatattcataagtacttaaaaatgacaatatacgtaacttacttacgcatatgtttaatttaccatgataacaatgttattaaaaaaaatattgttcggTGATACAactgaatatttaatttttgtttgttgtgtatataagtacacatttgaactttattaagatatttacaagttttaatttataatttaacatgcctaacgaggcttgttactcccgtgcaaatatccgattcactcccgtgcaaatttccaaagtcgaacgcgcgtataggagtataacttcaaaaaccaacaactcggattatgttgtaaattttctttttttttttaatttagcatttttgcgtatattacatatatttaataaaattaacgtggggtttttaaatatttcaaaaataaaaaagggaattCATATTaagattcgaactcacatacaccagcgtctgaaccaaacacgtaaaatatttgccaattagatatgacccaaacgtatttcaaaattgacagttctcaaTATGCAGTGATTTATtgatattattattttgaaatacaaaagactaaaataattatgaacatttaataaatgatacaaaacatatcacacaaagaataatattaataaatatcatattatattatatatatatatatatatatatatatatatatatatatatatatatatatatatatataaatattaaatatattatatacaaatggaacatttttattctcgagagagcaAGAGAGagaaatatatcttctgtctctctcttactcattttcttacatatgtaatgatttcaccgattcactcccgtacaaatttccaacgtggagcgcgcgtatagaagtataacttcaaaaattagtTGGTTATATATGAATTTCGTCAAAGTCGTTTATCCGACCTATATTTATCATCAGACAACTTTATTTTCTATTTCCTTAACGAAAAGAAAATTCCTACAAAAAATTATGTTCGTgatgttttttataaattgtCAGCTAAttaattaaaagaatatattgtCTTACTTTTTTTTTCCGATTTTCCTGTTCGACCGGTGAAATGTTTCGTAAAAATTAGATGAAAACTCCCCAGGTCCAAAAAAAGTCGCAGAGT from the Diabrotica undecimpunctata isolate CICGRU chromosome 1, icDiaUnde3, whole genome shotgun sequence genome contains:
- the LOC140433683 gene encoding uncharacterized protein produces the protein MAFWRPFECDTNENTSDNPTEDLDLTPINWEFVNKDLHIQAQRIILNIYSCLRSENSTLSENNIVLRICELTKLARTTVLRVIAAGDVSDHSVKRQTVGQNLKKIDKATKDVICRYVYEFYQDNKVPTLEMLQDKLKIYPDYAYKSLDTLRRVLIECGFSYKKLDKRMVIMESTRIVIQRQHYLRKIKEYRDDNRDIMYRDETWFDTHGVVQYRWMDDSKKCYLSTPCSRGKRIIILHAGTKSGFVPNVLLLSAKNIKQSSADYHEDMTAELFEKWATEQLLPNIKTNSVIVMDNASYHSRLYTKIPNTSSKKGDIIEFMENKAMATPSKCTKKELLQLIKQQNFQKEYVIDKLFERQGHTVLRLPPYHCVFNSIEMIWADVKKELRKMNQSPQLSDVVVQNIRTVIKELNKTDIWKNCVAHVQV